A single genomic interval of Romboutsia ilealis harbors:
- a CDS encoding YvrJ family protein, with protein MDGNLEVLIANVGFPIAISMYLLIRIEGKLTILTDSINELSKNILSMNKG; from the coding sequence ATGGATGGTAATTTAGAAGTTCTGATTGCAAATGTAGGCTTTCCAATTGCTATAAGTATGTACTTACTTATTAGAATCGAAGGAAAACTTACCATTTTAACAGATAGTATAAATGAACTATCTAAAAACATTTTAAGCATGAACAAGGGGTAG
- a CDS encoding BglG family transcription antiterminator produces MNKKQEELLTILIAEDDYINVEDITNRLKCSERTIRNYTKYINNWLNTFSNIYITRKSNLGIKLIDEKKEKNILNQKLRMEIKRVNSNIHTQIEILNLLLISNKTKVTISDICNVLYINKNIAREEINKLANNLKEYNLDLTIKKNSGIVISGDEKNIRIMLVDHICKYIEKFRLNMEDLDIFHIVDIVVSKNIMNMIEEKLNFRFTDTSFRQLMVFFIINIIRIRQGNLLPLSEEYNYDKDNNIIEIIEEIDCKLNTNLAISLNKSEKIFLVSLIYSMNKEGIDKDRLYIDKETEYYTKNIIYLVSKESGINFYEDVLLYDQLAFHINTTLNQLKNNVNIKNPILEEIKGKYYFLFNIVLDVIKNNKYKNITEDEVGYITLYFQVSLERRSRKREDIKRISIVCPHSFGVSTLLKVKIEKRFPNLTIVETIREEDLNNNKFNENIDFLVALRDYINIDIPTFITTPLFTKEDENKLTDFISNIKVKETSYNVLNKLMISDYFIQEIDFDDIFEAIKYLATSLHKKHYVKQEYIQSIIDREKICPTCIGNGILLPHGDIKFVKQSIFCFARLKKPIQLENGQVISIIIMLPYKNDDREEFRELFKEIDLLIDDNEMIKQLNGCNIKDIKHILI; encoded by the coding sequence ATGAACAAAAAACAAGAGGAATTATTAACAATACTAATAGCTGAGGATGATTATATTAATGTTGAAGACATAACAAATAGATTAAAATGCTCAGAAAGAACTATAAGAAATTACACCAAATATATAAATAATTGGCTTAACACATTTTCTAATATATATATAACGAGAAAATCAAACCTAGGAATAAAACTAATTGATGAGAAAAAAGAAAAAAATATATTAAATCAAAAGTTAAGAATGGAAATAAAAAGAGTAAACAGTAATATACACACTCAAATAGAAATTTTAAATTTATTATTAATATCTAATAAGACTAAAGTAACTATATCAGATATTTGTAATGTTTTATATATAAATAAGAATATAGCGAGAGAAGAAATAAATAAATTAGCTAATAATCTTAAAGAATATAATTTAGATTTAACTATAAAGAAAAACTCTGGGATAGTAATTAGTGGGGATGAAAAAAATATAAGAATAATGTTAGTAGATCATATTTGTAAATATATAGAAAAATTTAGATTGAATATGGAAGATTTAGATATTTTTCATATAGTAGATATAGTAGTAAGCAAAAATATAATGAATATGATAGAAGAAAAATTAAACTTTAGATTTACAGACACATCATTTAGACAACTTATGGTATTTTTTATAATTAATATTATAAGAATAAGACAAGGTAATTTACTACCTTTATCCGAAGAATATAATTATGATAAAGATAATAACATCATTGAAATAATAGAAGAAATTGATTGCAAGTTGAATACAAATTTAGCAATAAGTTTAAATAAAAGTGAAAAAATATTTTTAGTCTCTTTAATATACAGTATGAATAAAGAAGGGATTGATAAAGACAGATTGTATATAGATAAAGAAACAGAGTATTATACTAAAAATATTATATATTTAGTATCTAAAGAATCTGGAATAAACTTTTATGAAGATGTATTACTTTATGACCAATTAGCATTTCATATAAATACGACCTTAAACCAGTTAAAAAATAATGTTAATATAAAAAACCCTATACTTGAAGAGATAAAAGGAAAATATTATTTCTTATTTAATATAGTATTAGATGTAATTAAAAATAATAAATATAAAAATATTACAGAAGATGAAGTGGGATATATTACCTTATATTTTCAAGTTTCCCTTGAAAGAAGGAGTAGAAAAAGAGAAGATATAAAAAGAATATCTATAGTATGTCCTCATAGTTTTGGAGTAAGTACATTATTAAAAGTTAAAATAGAAAAAAGATTTCCAAATTTAACTATTGTAGAAACTATACGAGAAGAAGATTTAAATAATAATAAATTTAATGAAAATATAGATTTTTTAGTAGCATTAAGAGATTATATAAATATTGATATACCTACATTTATAACAACACCGTTATTTACTAAAGAAGATGAAAATAAATTAACAGATTTTATATCTAATATAAAAGTTAAAGAAACTTCTTATAATGTCTTAAATAAACTTATGATTTCAGATTATTTTATACAAGAGATTGATTTTGATGATATTTTTGAAGCTATAAAATACTTGGCAACATCTTTACATAAAAAGCATTATGTTAAACAAGAGTATATACAATCTATAATTGATAGGGAAAAAATATGTCCAACCTGTATAGGAAATGGTATATTATTACCTCACGGAGATATAAAATTTGTTAAGCAATCAATATTTTGTTTCGCAAGACTAAAAAAACCTATACAATTAGAAAATGGTCAAGTGATAAGTATAATAATTATGCTGCCTTATAAAAATGATGATAGAGAAGAGTTTAGGGAGTTATTTAAAGAAATTGATTTGCTAATAGATGATAATGAAATGATAAAACAATTAAATGGATGTAATATAAAAGATATAAAGCACATATTGATTTAA
- a CDS encoding DUF2922 domain-containing protein — translation MELNKKLIMTFKTTDDKKVSLTVDNPKEDLTEEEVKTCMELIKEKNIFAPGGSDLASLVSAKVVETDTTNYDLVF, via the coding sequence ATGGAATTAAATAAAAAATTAATTATGACTTTTAAAACTACAGATGATAAAAAGGTATCATTAACAGTGGATAACCCAAAAGAGGATTTAACAGAAGAAGAAGTAAAAACTTGTATGGAACTTATAAAAGAGAAAAACATATTTGCACCAGGTGGATCTGATTTAGCATCATTAGTTTCTGCAAAAGTTGTTGAAACTGATACTACTAACTACGACTTAGTATTTTAA
- a CDS encoding Mor transcription activator family protein, protein MKLRKEDVYEHLEMLYEIVGEEKYLEIVRMYGGSNLYIPTYKATIRNGRNREIKKRYNGVNASYLAAEYGMSVNNLRNIIKEN, encoded by the coding sequence ATGAAGTTAAGAAAAGAAGATGTATATGAACATTTAGAAATGTTGTATGAAATTGTTGGGGAGGAGAAATATTTAGAAATAGTTAGGATGTATGGAGGAAGTAATCTTTATATACCAACTTATAAAGCTACTATTAGAAATGGTAGGAATAGGGAAATTAAGAAGAGGTACAATGGAGTTAATGCAAGTTATCTTGCTGCTGAGTACGGTATGAGTGTTAATAATCTGAGAAATATTATTAAAGAGAACTAA
- a CDS encoding chromate transporter, which yields MKELMDLFWTFCRIGGLTFGGGYAMLPMLQKEVVENHKWATEEELLDYYAVGQATPGIIAVNTATFVGYKEKGVIGSIFATSGVVFPSLVIIMSIAGFIDNFSDLNIVQHAFSGIRIAVGVLILNALIKLVKGSVKDILGIILFVATFITSSFLNISVVYIVISAALIGIISDFVNRKRGSEK from the coding sequence TTGAAAGAATTAATGGATTTATTTTGGACATTTTGTAGAATAGGTGGCCTTACATTTGGTGGAGGTTATGCAATGTTACCTATGCTGCAAAAAGAAGTTGTAGAAAATCATAAATGGGCAACTGAAGAAGAGTTATTAGACTATTATGCAGTAGGTCAGGCAACGCCTGGAATAATAGCAGTAAATACTGCAACTTTTGTAGGATATAAAGAAAAGGGAGTAATAGGGTCAATATTTGCAACTTCTGGGGTTGTATTTCCTTCATTAGTTATAATAATGTCTATAGCAGGATTTATAGACAATTTTTCAGACTTAAATATAGTACAACATGCATTTTCTGGAATAAGAATAGCAGTTGGTGTACTTATACTTAATGCACTTATAAAACTTGTAAAAGGATCGGTTAAGGATATACTTGGAATAATATTATTTGTAGCTACATTTATAACATCATCATTTTTAAATATATCTGTAGTTTATATTGTTATATCTGCAGCATTAATTGGAATTATAAGTGATTTTGTTAATAGAAAAAGAGGTAGTGAAAAATGA
- a CDS encoding Mor transcription activator family protein: MNYIKVEDIPEEFVGLANFMGIDKFIEFCNEYGGIAIYFPSKKTLLRNGRNREIINMYNGKNIKDLARAFEISEVQVRNIIKSSKC; the protein is encoded by the coding sequence ATGAATTATATAAAAGTGGAAGATATTCCAGAGGAATTTGTGGGACTTGCTAACTTTATGGGGATTGATAAGTTTATTGAGTTTTGTAATGAATACGGAGGGATAGCTATTTATTTTCCAAGTAAGAAAACCCTTCTTAGAAATGGAAGAAATAGAGAGATTATAAATATGTATAATGGAAAAAATATAAAAGATCTTGCAAGGGCATTTGAAATAAGTGAGGTTCAAGTTAGAAATATTATTAAAAGCTCGAAGTGCTAA
- a CDS encoding chromate transporter, translating into MIYITLFLEFFKVGLFTIGGGLASLPFLYELAEKYTWITNSMIADMIAISQSTPGPIGINMATYSGFKAGGILGGIVATFGTVLPSFIIIIIIANFLNKFKSSKLVDSAFKGLRPAVTGLIAVAWFEIIKISIINVSKFLQTNNLFDIVINVKALIIFLVIFFLTKKFDKHPIVFIGIGALVGIVLKL; encoded by the coding sequence ATGATTTATATAACGTTATTTTTAGAGTTTTTTAAAGTTGGGTTATTTACTATAGGGGGAGGTTTGGCTTCTCTTCCATTTTTATATGAGTTAGCAGAAAAATATACTTGGATTACCAATTCTATGATTGCTGATATGATTGCAATATCTCAATCAACACCAGGACCGATAGGTATAAATATGGCTACATATTCAGGGTTTAAGGCAGGAGGAATACTTGGAGGAATTGTTGCTACATTTGGTACAGTGCTTCCTTCATTTATTATAATAATTATTATTGCAAACTTTTTAAATAAATTTAAAAGTAGTAAATTAGTTGATAGTGCATTTAAAGGTTTAAGACCTGCTGTTACTGGGCTTATTGCTGTTGCTTGGTTTGAAATTATAAAAATATCTATAATAAATGTAAGTAAGTTTTTACAAACTAATAATTTATTTGATATAGTTATAAACGTTAAGGCCTTAATAATATTTTTAGTTATATTTTTCTTAACTAAAAAGTTTGATAAACATCCTATAGTTTTTATAGGGATAGGCGCTTTAGTAGGTATAGTATTAAAATTATAA
- a CDS encoding sigma-70 family RNA polymerase sigma factor — MQDKLIIKYIKKRNEKGMEILIDQYNSLITSVVRYHLGTLINYEEECVSDTLLAIWDNIDGFEKDKNSFKNWICAIAKYKSIDYKRKYLNKIESSILDEETPYIDKNLLHIEIQEELNETLNFLSKDDEEIFRRYYLEDESIVEIAHNKKLAISSVHSKLSRGKAKIRKSLLKEGGK; from the coding sequence TTGCAAGATAAATTAATTATTAAATACATAAAGAAGAGAAATGAAAAAGGTATGGAAATTTTAATAGACCAGTATAATTCCCTTATTACTTCTGTAGTTAGATATCATTTAGGTACACTTATTAACTATGAAGAAGAATGCGTTAGCGATACTTTACTAGCCATTTGGGATAATATAGATGGATTTGAAAAAGATAAAAATTCTTTTAAAAATTGGATATGTGCAATAGCTAAATATAAATCAATTGATTATAAAAGAAAATATCTAAATAAGATAGAATCGTCTATATTAGATGAAGAAACACCATATATAGATAAAAATTTATTACACATAGAAATACAAGAAGAATTAAATGAGACATTAAACTTCTTATCTAAAGATGATGAAGAAATATTTAGGCGATATTATCTAGAAGATGAAAGTATAGTAGAAATAGCACATAATAAGAAATTGGCTATTTCTAGCGTACATAGTAAATTATCTAGGGGAAAAGCGAAGATAAGAAAGTCTTTATTAAAAGAGGGTGGTAAATAA
- a CDS encoding conserved phage C-terminal domain-containing protein has translation MKSQIGYFKTNIQVLKFDNIKDIDKIIFNHYITKKVNYNNMNGNLPKGQFYISNGTVSKDLNISIGKAKRLIKNFKELNIIQLVQLGNTDNKPSVYEYSNNIDLGYDLGHNLGNDIKEASNSNNLCLLDEHTYDIGDDIENCHSKKNNINNNKIVSCVVDYLNKKTGKRFKKTSVKTKSLINARLNEGFDEEDFYRVINIKSKQWLYTEMEKYLRPETLFSNKFEGYLNEEVDINEDIDDLNDIKPFDIEFDF, from the coding sequence ATGAAATCACAAATAGGATACTTTAAAACTAATATACAAGTGCTAAAATTTGATAATATAAAAGACATAGATAAAATAATATTTAATCACTACATAACTAAAAAAGTAAACTACAACAACATGAATGGAAATTTACCAAAAGGCCAATTTTACATAAGTAATGGTACAGTTTCCAAGGATTTAAACATATCAATAGGAAAAGCCAAAAGACTTATAAAAAACTTCAAAGAACTAAACATAATACAATTAGTTCAATTAGGAAACACTGACAATAAGCCATCAGTATACGAATACAGCAATAATATTGACCTAGGCTATGACCTAGGACACAACCTAGGTAATGATATTAAAGAAGCTAGTAATAGCAATAATTTATGCTTATTAGACGAACATACATACGATATAGGTGACGATATAGAGAACTGCCACTCTAAAAAGAATAATATAAATAATAATAAAATAGTTTCTTGTGTAGTTGATTATTTAAACAAAAAAACTGGTAAGAGATTTAAAAAAACATCAGTTAAAACAAAGAGCCTTATAAATGCAAGGCTTAATGAAGGATTTGATGAAGAGGACTTTTACAGGGTAATAAATATAAAATCAAAACAATGGTTATACACTGAAATGGAAAAATACTTAAGACCAGAAACATTGTTTAGCAATAAGTTTGAAGGATATTTAAACGAAGAAGTTGATATAAATGAGGATATAGATGATTTAAATGATATAAAACCATTTGATATAGAATTTGATTTTTAA
- a CDS encoding LCP family protein: MKNIKNIKEFNAILISIAIIIPLLGIGYLYFQLNSMYDKEEAKEISTTQESEKNKKNGITNILLVGVDGNNIEKGNRSDSMMILTIDEKNQDIRLTSLARDTYVDIEGYGSEKLTHAYAYEGASLLIQTIKNNFGIDVDKYVAVSFESFEKIIDILDGIEINVSKKEVSQINGIKKSGTQTLNGSQALEYSRIRYIDSAYERDNRQRKVIEALYNKLVNDSNGNLMSVLNEVLRYTKTNMLPLEIVSIANKAIKINDTEFDQVEFPFKEARKDNNIKEKGWIIEWDKDYNKNKLDKFIYDYANYDKSDSN; encoded by the coding sequence ATGAAAAATATAAAAAATATAAAAGAGTTTAATGCAATATTGATTTCAATTGCAATAATAATACCACTATTAGGAATTGGGTATTTATATTTTCAATTAAATTCCATGTACGACAAAGAAGAAGCGAAGGAAATAAGTACAACGCAAGAATCAGAAAAAAATAAAAAAAATGGTATAACTAATATACTTTTAGTTGGGGTAGATGGTAACAATATAGAAAAAGGTAACAGATCAGATTCCATGATGATTCTTACTATAGATGAAAAAAATCAAGATATAAGACTTACATCATTAGCAAGAGATACTTATGTTGATATAGAAGGATATGGTAGTGAAAAATTAACACATGCATATGCTTATGAAGGAGCAAGTTTATTAATTCAAACAATAAAGAACAACTTTGGAATAGATGTAGACAAATATGTAGCAGTTAGTTTTGAATCCTTTGAAAAAATAATAGATATATTAGATGGAATTGAAATTAATGTATCTAAAAAAGAAGTTAGCCAAATAAATGGGATAAAAAAATCAGGAACTCAAACTTTAAATGGTTCACAAGCGCTAGAATATAGTAGAATAAGATATATAGATAGCGCCTATGAAAGAGATAACAGACAAAGAAAGGTTATAGAAGCCCTATACAATAAGCTTGTAAATGACTCTAATGGTAATCTTATGAGTGTATTAAACGAAGTACTTAGATATACTAAAACTAATATGTTACCACTTGAAATAGTATCTATTGCAAATAAAGCTATAAAGATAAATGATACTGAATTTGATCAAGTTGAATTTCCTTTTAAAGAAGCAAGAAAAGACAATAATATAAAGGAAAAAGGTTGGATAATAGAGTGGGATAAAGATTATAACAAAAATAAACTTGATAAATTTATATATGATTATGCTAATTATGACAAATCAGATAGTAATTGA
- a CDS encoding DUF1659 domain-containing protein — translation MAVTVLNNPAGLRLKFDLGKDDLTGKTKVKSKTFSNVKYNASNEDVYEVASAIESLQEYPVLEVAKIDNTTLA, via the coding sequence ATGGCAGTTACAGTATTAAATAATCCAGCAGGACTTAGATTAAAATTTGATTTAGGAAAAGATGATTTAACAGGTAAAACTAAAGTAAAAAGCAAAACATTTTCAAATGTTAAATACAACGCTTCTAATGAAGATGTATACGAAGTAGCAAGTGCTATCGAATCACTTCAAGAGTACCCAGTTTTAGAAGTTGCTAAAATAGACAACACAACTTTAGCATAA
- a CDS encoding M56 family metallopeptidase — MDKIFIEIIKLSFYSFIPIAIFIYLSNNDNFKYNSKFKYNLSIIIAIRMLFIFKIKIYLPKQLYTSNNLSSKSININPYSKFINNGFNLFNLLFYIWLIIIVFISIYLLYKYIKFNLALSRARQSINDNLIINVLINQQNDLKIKQNVDIYKLDGLYTPIITGIFKSKIILPDKKYTESELNFILKHELIHYKRKDNFFKCLMTMVNIIYWFNPIIYILRNFFYEQCELSCDETVIDNYSLFEIKEYSLMLLDTIKSNNQIEIPLYISQLKTKKSNKVKRRINNMFLLKNKKRGITLCIVLCTIVTSTAFLFQYSNATDEVHAENVDLNEFIKAVGTNNKIGYVKKNDLYNPQPLNTLEEVEAYIKEKEKNPIRMIPLYDESGKNIIGEYRID, encoded by the coding sequence ATGGATAAAATATTTATTGAGATTATAAAATTAAGTTTCTATTCTTTTATCCCTATAGCTATATTTATTTATTTATCTAATAATGATAACTTTAAATATAACTCTAAATTTAAGTACAATCTATCTATAATAATAGCTATAAGAATGCTGTTTATTTTTAAAATTAAAATTTATCTACCAAAACAGCTATATACTAGTAATAATCTATCTTCTAAATCTATAAATATAAATCCTTATTCTAAATTTATAAATAATGGATTTAATCTTTTTAATTTATTATTTTATATATGGCTAATTATTATAGTATTTATAAGTATATACCTATTATACAAATATATAAAATTTAACCTAGCTTTGTCTAGAGCTAGGCAAAGTATAAATGATAATTTAATAATCAATGTGCTAATAAATCAGCAAAATGATTTAAAGATAAAACAAAATGTAGATATATATAAGTTAGATGGATTATATACACCTATAATTACTGGAATTTTTAAATCAAAGATAATATTACCTGATAAAAAATATACTGAATCTGAATTAAACTTTATACTTAAACATGAACTAATTCATTATAAAAGGAAAGATAATTTTTTTAAGTGCTTGATGACGATGGTTAATATAATATACTGGTTTAATCCTATTATATACATATTAAGGAACTTTTTTTATGAACAGTGTGAACTATCTTGTGATGAGACTGTAATAGACAACTACTCTTTATTTGAAATAAAGGAATATTCATTAATGTTGCTTGACACAATAAAATCTAATAATCAAATAGAAATTCCCCTATACATATCTCAACTTAAGACTAAGAAGTCAAATAAGGTTAAAAGGAGAATTAATAATATGTTTCTGCTAAAAAATAAAAAAAGAGGAATAACTTTATGTATTGTTTTATGTACGATAGTAACATCTACCGCATTTTTATTTCAATATTCTAATGCTACAGATGAAGTACATGCAGAAAATGTAGATTTAAATGAATTTATAAAGGCAGTTGGTACTAACAATAAGATAGGCTATGTTAAAAAAAATGATTTATATAACCCACAACCTTTAAATACACTAGAAGAAGTTGAAGCCTATATTAAAGAAAAAGAAAAGAATCCTATTAGAATGATACCTCTTTATGATGAGAGTGGAAAAAATATTATAGGTGAATATAGAATAGATTAA
- a CDS encoding DUF4179 domain-containing protein, whose amino-acid sequence MIDKYKVLNNEVIQFDRYNEAKTDNEKMKNIMKSKLKSRKQKNKNLLIASISILTIFSGAIGISIKYPSFAEKIPVLSDMMYLIQDAIQNESMEDSVTNINKSFSNDGLTFTVNKSWFTGNQIYIDFTLKSEEPFKDTKYVDALSDINYINNNPIPYLLFSEWDLYIDDNEIGNYSFEYPMANFINEYTMKSNILIDFMPEGLEFGNTANVKFSFKLGEYLKSTLDTEWKMDFDVKSNKKMYKKIRVNENKNGVTIKDIKINQTSLNIDLKSNKNNTIGYVQVQDDKGNILNNGSALYDENSYESISYLSDIGVVPEYIVVTVYGDYQKDKTPIAEFKVNIQ is encoded by the coding sequence ATGATAGATAAATATAAAGTACTAAATAACGAAGTAATTCAATTTGATAGATATAATGAAGCCAAAACAGATAATGAAAAAATGAAAAATATAATGAAATCAAAGTTGAAATCAAGAAAACAAAAAAATAAAAATCTATTAATTGCATCAATATCTATATTAACAATATTTTCTGGAGCAATAGGAATAAGTATAAAGTACCCTTCATTTGCAGAAAAAATTCCAGTCTTAAGTGATATGATGTATCTAATACAAGATGCTATTCAAAATGAAAGTATGGAAGATAGTGTAACAAATATAAATAAATCATTTTCAAATGATGGATTAACATTTACAGTAAATAAATCATGGTTTACTGGAAATCAAATTTATATAGACTTTACATTAAAGTCAGAGGAACCATTTAAAGATACTAAGTATGTGGATGCACTTAGTGATATTAACTATATAAACAACAATCCAATTCCATACCTTTTATTTAGTGAATGGGATTTATACATAGATGACAATGAAATTGGTAATTATTCTTTTGAATACCCAATGGCAAATTTTATTAATGAATATACTATGAAATCTAATATTTTAATTGATTTTATGCCTGAAGGGTTAGAATTTGGAAATACAGCTAATGTAAAATTTTCATTTAAACTAGGTGAGTATCTAAAAAGTACTTTAGATACTGAGTGGAAAATGGACTTTGATGTTAAATCTAATAAAAAAATGTATAAAAAAATAAGAGTTAATGAAAATAAAAATGGAGTAACAATAAAAGACATTAAAATTAATCAAACATCTTTAAATATAGATTTAAAATCAAATAAAAATAATACTATTGGATATGTTCAAGTACAAGATGATAAAGGCAATATACTAAATAATGGATCTGCACTGTATGATGAAAATAGTTATGAATCAATTTCATACCTTAGTGATATAGGAGTTGTTCCAGAGTATATTGTAGTTACAGTATATGGGGATTATCAAAAAGATAAGACACCTATTGCGGAATTTAAAGTTAATATTCAATAA
- a CDS encoding BlaI/MecI/CopY family transcriptional regulator: protein MKKLPVTELRIMKFIWSQNMDHIASKDIADYMLKEFLWLKGTTGKVLSRLVDKGFLKAKKQGRNTIYEVLISNNEYIKFETKEFLELVHDKSIFSFISALGEEEDISEKELKDLEAWIKDRK, encoded by the coding sequence ATGAAAAAACTTCCAGTTACAGAATTAAGAATTATGAAATTTATATGGAGCCAAAATATGGACCATATAGCATCAAAGGATATTGCAGACTATATGTTAAAAGAATTTCTTTGGTTAAAAGGTACAACAGGTAAGGTATTATCAAGGTTAGTAGACAAAGGATTTTTGAAGGCAAAAAAACAAGGTAGAAACACAATTTATGAAGTTTTAATATCTAATAATGAATATATTAAATTTGAAACTAAAGAATTTCTTGAATTAGTTCATGACAAATCTATATTTAGCTTTATATCTGCTCTTGGAGAAGAAGAAGACATCTCGGAAAAAGAATTGAAAGATTTAGAAGCCTGGATAAAAGATAGGAAATAA
- a CDS encoding replicative DNA helicase, with product MAPLEAINIENSILGSIILDNTLAYKLDELTKDMFSVSYNKEIFEIMKNLHKNNYTLDIPTIKTKLDERKVDVMISYISKLSSIGETYAIDTHINILKDKFKRKCIKLSCMNLITEILENKDIDSSLFKFENDIKNTIDQDIDDKDDMSSICERILDFLENDKETGLKFGVKLLDEVIGGLFKGELTTIAARSGVGKTALALQIMLNCANQGKKVLFISREMSNEQIVMRNISKKTGISAKSLKYKNLKEIDWKNIIDVMHEFSKDNLIYINDRISTIPQLKRRIRQVKPDLVIVDYLQLLTIEQNLQNREREVATLSRELKNITLDFHIPVIQLSQLNDEMKDLRPWGERPMRDSKAIFHDSNNVVYIHEPVLSDFEEAVINIKRDKKSILKAREEGIKIVDLIVAKCRDGETKFRHYCYNGPRLHFQHIDY from the coding sequence ATGGCACCATTAGAAGCTATAAATATAGAAAATTCAATACTTGGAAGTATTATATTAGACAATACCTTAGCATATAAGCTAGATGAATTAACAAAAGATATGTTTTCAGTATCATACAACAAAGAAATATTTGAAATAATGAAAAATTTACATAAAAACAATTACACATTAGATATACCAACAATAAAAACTAAATTAGATGAAAGAAAAGTAGATGTGATGATTTCTTACATAAGTAAATTATCATCAATAGGTGAGACTTATGCAATAGATACACATATAAACATATTAAAGGATAAGTTTAAAAGAAAATGTATAAAATTAAGTTGCATGAATTTAATAACTGAAATACTTGAAAACAAAGATATAGATTCATCTCTTTTTAAATTTGAAAATGATATAAAAAATACAATAGATCAAGATATAGACGATAAAGATGATATGAGTTCTATTTGTGAAAGAATACTAGATTTTCTTGAAAATGATAAAGAAACTGGTCTTAAATTTGGAGTTAAGTTATTAGATGAAGTTATAGGAGGTCTTTTTAAAGGAGAGCTTACAACTATTGCTGCTAGAAGTGGAGTTGGTAAAACTGCATTAGCACTTCAAATAATGTTAAACTGTGCAAATCAAGGTAAAAAGGTATTATTTATAAGTAGGGAAATGAGTAATGAGCAAATAGTTATGAGAAATATAAGTAAAAAAACAGGAATAAGTGCTAAAAGTTTAAAGTACAAAAACTTAAAAGAAATAGATTGGAAAAATATAATAGATGTAATGCATGAGTTTAGTAAGGATAACTTAATATACATAAATGATAGAATAAGCACAATACCTCAGTTAAAAAGAAGAATAAGACAAGTTAAGCCTGATTTGGTAATAGTGGATTATTTACAGCTTTTAACTATAGAACAAAACTTACAAAATAGGGAAAGAGAAGTTGCAACTTTATCTAGGGAACTTAAAAACATAACTTTAGATTTTCATATACCAGTTATACAGTTAAGTCAATTAAATGATGAAATGAAGGATTTAAGACCTTGGGGAGAGCGTCCAATGAGAGATAGTAAGGCAATATTTCATGATAGTAATAATGTTGTATACATACATGAGCCAGTACTTTCTGACTTTGAAGAAGCGGTTATAAATATTAAAAGAGACAAAAAAAGTATACTTAAAGCAAGGGAAGAGGGAATAAAAATAGTAGATTTAATAGTTGCTAAATGTAGAGATGGAGAAACTAAGTTTAGACATTATTGCTACAATGGGCCAAGGCTACATTTTCAACATATAGATTATTAG